One uncultured Gellertiella sp. genomic window carries:
- a CDS encoding ligase-associated DNA damage response exonuclease, producing the protein MKAEALLFPTPDGLYCPAGDFHVDPVRPVARALITHGHSDHARSGHGAVLASRETLDIMRIRMGEGHCRTEDIAAIGSRIHINGVGVEFHPAGHVLGSCQILVEHGGTRIVVSGDYKRSLDPTCAPFAPAACDVFITEATFGLPVFHHPDPLTETGKLLSSLAQFPERTHFVGAYALGKAQRVIALLRASGYDKVIYLHGALVRLCDYYRSEGIDLGDLKVAVEEPEADFRGAVVIGPPSAFSGVWMRRFADPLPAFASGWMMVRQRARQRGVELPLVISDHCDWPELLSTIREIAPSEVWVTHGREEALVRWCALQGIAAKPLHLVGYEEEEET; encoded by the coding sequence ATGAAAGCTGAAGCACTGCTTTTTCCGACGCCGGACGGGCTCTATTGCCCTGCGGGCGATTTCCATGTGGATCCCGTGAGACCTGTTGCCCGGGCGCTGATTACGCATGGCCATTCCGACCACGCCCGCTCCGGCCACGGGGCCGTGCTCGCGTCACGCGAAACGCTCGACATCATGCGCATCCGGATGGGGGAGGGTCATTGCCGGACCGAAGACATTGCGGCGATCGGTAGCCGGATTCACATCAATGGCGTCGGCGTCGAATTTCATCCGGCGGGGCATGTGCTCGGCTCCTGCCAGATCCTCGTGGAACACGGGGGCACCCGCATCGTTGTCTCCGGCGACTACAAGCGCAGCCTTGATCCCACCTGCGCGCCGTTTGCGCCCGCGGCCTGCGATGTCTTCATCACCGAGGCGACCTTCGGCCTGCCGGTCTTCCATCATCCCGATCCGCTCACCGAAACCGGCAAGCTGCTGTCCTCCCTTGCCCAGTTTCCCGAGCGCACCCATTTCGTCGGGGCCTATGCACTCGGCAAGGCCCAGCGGGTGATCGCGCTGCTGCGGGCTTCAGGATACGACAAGGTGATCTACCTGCATGGCGCACTCGTCCGGCTCTGTGACTATTATCGCAGCGAAGGGATAGATCTCGGCGACCTGAAGGTGGCGGTCGAGGAGCCGGAAGCAGATTTTCGCGGTGCCGTGGTGATCGGGCCGCCCTCTGCCTTTTCAGGCGTCTGGATGCGCCGGTTTGCCGATCCGCTGCCAGCCTTTGCCTCCGGCTGGATGATGGTGCGCCAGCGGGCCCGTCAGCGCGGCGTCGAATTGCCGCTGGTGATCTCGGATCATTGCGACTGGCCGGAATTGCTTTCCACCATCCGCGAGATCGCCCCATCGGAAGTCTGGGTGACGCACGGGCGCGAGGAGGCGCTGGTGCGCTGGTGTGCGCTTCAGGGCATTGCGGCCAAGCCGCTGCATCTCGTCGGTTATGAAGAGGAGGAAGAGACATGA
- a CDS encoding sugar phosphate isomerase/epimerase, translated as MKTIRGPALFLAQFAGDAAPFNSWDGITRWAAECGYFGVQVPSWDARLIDLGKAATSKDYCDEFAGIARANGVEVTELSTHLQGQLVAVHPAYDDAFDGFAAPGVRGNPRARQEWAVEQVKLCLTASRHLGLDAMASFSGALCWPYLYPWPQRPAGLVETGFDELARRWRPILDHAESVGVDIAYEIHPGEDLHDGVTFEMFLERVGNHRRANMLYDPSHYVLQCLDYLDHIDIYHERIKMFHVKDAEFNPTGRQGVYGGFQSWVNRAGRFRSPGDGQVDFGSIFSRLTQHDFQGWAVVEWECCLKHPEDGARKGAAFVRNHIIKVTEKAFDDFAGGGTDEVSNRRMLGI; from the coding sequence ATGAAGACGATCAGGGGACCGGCACTGTTTCTGGCGCAATTTGCGGGCGACGCCGCGCCGTTCAATTCGTGGGACGGCATTACCCGCTGGGCCGCCGAGTGCGGCTATTTCGGCGTGCAGGTGCCAAGCTGGGACGCACGGCTGATCGACCTTGGGAAGGCGGCGACTTCGAAAGACTATTGCGACGAATTTGCAGGCATTGCGCGGGCCAATGGCGTCGAGGTGACCGAACTCTCGACCCATCTGCAAGGCCAGCTGGTCGCGGTTCACCCGGCCTATGACGACGCCTTCGACGGTTTTGCAGCGCCCGGGGTGCGGGGCAATCCCCGGGCGCGCCAGGAATGGGCGGTGGAGCAGGTCAAGCTTTGCCTGACGGCGTCGCGACACCTCGGGCTTGACGCCATGGCGTCCTTTTCCGGGGCGCTCTGCTGGCCCTATCTCTATCCCTGGCCGCAGCGCCCGGCAGGACTGGTGGAAACCGGCTTTGACGAGCTTGCCCGCCGCTGGCGACCGATCCTCGACCATGCCGAAAGCGTCGGCGTCGATATCGCCTATGAAATCCATCCCGGCGAAGACCTGCATGATGGCGTGACCTTCGAGATGTTTCTGGAGCGGGTCGGCAATCACCGCCGCGCCAACATGCTCTACGATCCCTCGCATTATGTCCTGCAGTGCCTCGACTATCTCGATCACATCGATATCTACCACGAACGGATCAAGATGTTTCACGTCAAGGACGCGGAATTCAACCCGACGGGACGGCAGGGCGTCTATGGCGGCTTCCAGTCCTGGGTGAACCGCGCCGGGCGTTTCCGTTCGCCAGGGGATGGACAGGTGGATTTCGGCTCTATCTTTTCGAGGCTCACCCAGCATGATTTTCAAGGCTGGGCGGTGGTGGAATGGGAATGCTGCCTCAAGCATCCCGAAGATGGAGCCCGCAAAGGCGCGGCATTCGTCCGCAATCACATCATAAAGGTGACCGAAAAGGCGTTTGACGATTTTGCCGGTGGCGGCACGGACGAGGTTTCCAACCGGCGCATGCTGGGTATCTGA
- a CDS encoding Gfo/Idh/MocA family oxidoreductase, giving the protein MAIEGTAEKRESRIRLGMVGGGSGAFIGAVHRIAARIDDHYELVAGALSSTPEKARQSGAELGLDPARTYDDFTSMAIREARLKDGIEAVAIVTPNHMHYPAAREFLKRGIHVICDKPLTSNMADAKKLLKAAGQSDALFILTHNYTGYPMIRQAREMVASGELGDIRLVQMEYAQDWLAEPLEQTGQKQAAWRTDPKQSGAGGSTGDIGTHAYNLGCFVSGLELEELAADVHVFVPGRRLDDNAHVMLRFRGGAKGLLWCSQVASGKENGLKVRVYGTRAGLEWSQEDPNYLWFTALGKPKQLITRGGAGSNASAGRVSRVPPGHPEGYLEGFATIYSEAARAIQARRKGVPVDPSVLYPTVADGVKGVAFVEACIASSRRNGAWIRL; this is encoded by the coding sequence ATGGCTATAGAAGGAACGGCAGAAAAGCGGGAATCGCGGATTCGCCTTGGCATGGTGGGCGGTGGCTCCGGGGCCTTTATCGGCGCGGTGCATCGTATCGCGGCGCGGATCGACGATCACTATGAGCTGGTTGCAGGTGCCCTGTCCTCGACACCGGAAAAGGCCCGCCAGTCGGGCGCCGAACTCGGGCTTGATCCCGCCCGCACCTATGACGATTTCACATCTATGGCGATCCGCGAGGCACGGCTGAAGGACGGCATCGAGGCGGTGGCCATCGTCACACCCAACCACATGCATTATCCGGCGGCACGGGAATTCCTCAAGCGCGGCATCCACGTGATCTGCGACAAGCCGCTGACCTCGAACATGGCGGATGCGAAGAAGCTGCTGAAGGCGGCCGGGCAGTCCGATGCGCTGTTCATCCTGACCCACAACTATACCGGCTACCCGATGATTCGGCAGGCGCGCGAGATGGTGGCGAGCGGCGAGCTTGGCGATATCCGGCTGGTGCAGATGGAATATGCCCAGGACTGGCTCGCCGAACCCCTGGAGCAGACCGGCCAGAAGCAGGCCGCCTGGCGGACCGACCCGAAACAATCGGGTGCGGGCGGCTCGACCGGCGATATCGGCACCCATGCCTATAATCTCGGCTGCTTTGTCTCCGGGCTGGAACTGGAGGAGCTTGCAGCCGATGTCCATGTTTTCGTGCCCGGTCGCAGGCTGGATGACAATGCCCATGTAATGTTGCGCTTCAGGGGCGGGGCGAAGGGCCTGCTCTGGTGCAGCCAGGTGGCATCGGGCAAGGAAAATGGCCTCAAGGTCCGGGTCTATGGCACCAGGGCCGGGCTCGAATGGAGCCAGGAGGACCCGAACTACCTGTGGTTCACGGCGCTCGGCAAGCCGAAACAGCTGATCACCCGTGGCGGGGCGGGATCGAATGCATCCGCCGGTCGCGTCAGCCGCGTGCCACCCGGCCACCCGGAAGGTTATCTCGAGGGTTTTGCGACGATCTACTCGGAAGCCGCCCGCGCCATCCAGGCAAGGCGAAAGGGTGTGCCCGTCGACCCCTCCGTCCTCTACCCGACCGTCGCCGACGGGGTGAAGGGCGTTGCCTTCGTCGAGGCCTGCATCGCCTCGTCGAGGCGCAATGGCGCATGGATCAGGCTCTGA